The genomic interval CTTTCACCATTTAAATAAATAACAATGAATGCCGGTACGATCGCTATTAAACGGGTTAAAAGTCTCCTCATCCAGGGCTGGATGCGGAGGTTCAGATATCCTTCCATTATGATTTGTCCCGCCAGCGTACCTGTTATCGTTGAACTTTGTCCCGCTGCTATCAGGGCAACAGCAAACAATACCGGCGCCCACCGTGTTCCAAGCATGGGTTCTAAAAATTTATGCGCGTCCTGTATCTCCGACACGCCAAAAAGCCCGTTACGGTAAAAAGCTGATGCGGCAAGTATCAATATGGCTGCGTTTACAAAAAAAGCCATGTTGAGCGCAATAGTGGAATCGACAATGTTGAATTTTATTGCCTGTTTGATAGATGCAGTATTCCGGCTGAACGCGCGTGTCTGAACCAGGGAAGAGTGCAGGTATAAATTGTGCGGCATTACAGTGGCCCCGATTATTCCAATGGCGATATACAACGCGTTTGAATCCGGAAGATAAGGTATAAAGCCAGTGGCAATCTCTGCCAGATCGGGTTGCGCAAAAAGCATTTCGGCAAAAAAAGAAAGGCCGATGATCGCTACGAGACTTAAAATAAATGCTTCTATTTTTCTTATTCCAAAGTTGATGAGGAATAATAACAGAAAAGTATCCAATACAGAAATGCAAACCCCCGCTAATATAGGGATATGAAATAAAAGTTGTAACCCTATGGCCATTCCT from Bacteroidota bacterium carries:
- a CDS encoding Nramp family divalent metal transporter; translated protein: MTTKKDRSLSEVHGSVNTDLKKGGWKKLFAFLGPAYLVSVGYMDPGNWATDIAGGSQYGYKLIWVLLMSNLMALLLQSLSARLGLVAGRDLAQASRDSYPPFVNFCLYILAEVAIAACDLAEVLGMAIGLQLLFHIPILAGVCISVLDTFLLLFLINFGIRKIEAFILSLVAIIGLSFFAEMLFAQPDLAEIATGFIPYLPDSNALYIAIGIIGATVMPHNLYLHSSLVQTRAFSRNTASIKQAIKFNIVDSTIALNMAFFVNAAILILAASAFYRNGLFGVSEIQDAHKFLEPMLGTRWAPVLFAVALIAAGQSSTITGTLAGQIIMEGYLNLRIQPWMRRLLTRLIAIVPAFIVIYLNGE